A window of Streptomyces gilvosporeus contains these coding sequences:
- a CDS encoding SpoIIE family protein phosphatase/ATP-binding protein: protein MAGRYGRPRSVLRMRTVAGQVFLLQVAIVVLLVAAAIAALVLQSRTDSEREARNRSVAVAETFASSPGIEQALKSPHPTAVLQPRAEAARIGSGVDFVVVMNTRGIRYTHPLANRIGKKFVGNLAPALAGGIVTEKITGTIGPLIQAVVPVTDRHSGKVVGLVSAGITISKVSGVVNGQFPLLFGAAGAVLLLTTGGTALVSRRVRRQTHGLGPAEMTRMYEHHDAVLHAVREGVLIVSGSGRVLLANDEARRLLGLPADVEGRQAAALGLGPDIAALLSSGRQASDEVHPVGDRLLAVNQRSTDQAGGPPGSVITLRDTTELQALIGTADIARGRLKLLYEAGTEIGTTLDVVRTCEELAEFAAHRFADIVTVDLAGAVLRGEEPTPSGTGPEMRRTAVSGRDAENTALYPVGKVVRFHPGTSLGEGLVNGEPVLEPELAALSGWQRQDPERAQRLLDHGIHSMIAVPLRARGVILGVAMFWRAQEPESFDEEDLSLAEELVARAAVSVDNARRYTREHAMAVTLQRSLLPRGLPEQNAVEAAYRYLPAQAGLGGVGGVGGDWFDIIPLPGARVALVVGDVVGHGLHAAATMGRLRTAVHNFANLDLPPDELLWHLDELVTRIDQDEAADAADGTAAITGATCLYALYDPASGRCTIARAGHCQPLLLRPDGTAEFAEVPGGPPLGLGGMPFETWELTLPEDSRLVLYTDGLVEDRDRDIDAGMAELARTLAGNPGRTPEETCEAALRTLLPERPTDDIALLVARTRVLDAAHVADWDVPADPSAVAEVRAAAVRTLVEWDLADAAFTAELILSELVTNAIRYASGPIHVRLIRDRSLICEVSDHSSTSPHLRQAATTDEGGRGLFLIAQLAERWGTRYTGDGKVIWTEQPLVEEVVGEQGAPLLSPPVA, encoded by the coding sequence ATGGCCGGACGCTACGGCCGCCCGCGTTCGGTTCTGAGAATGCGAACTGTCGCGGGCCAGGTCTTTCTCCTCCAGGTGGCGATCGTGGTGCTGCTGGTCGCCGCAGCCATAGCGGCACTCGTGCTGCAGTCCAGAACCGACTCGGAGCGCGAGGCCCGCAACCGTTCGGTCGCCGTTGCCGAGACCTTCGCCAGCTCCCCGGGGATCGAGCAGGCCCTCAAAAGCCCCCATCCCACCGCCGTACTCCAGCCCCGCGCCGAAGCCGCCCGTATAGGCTCCGGCGTCGACTTCGTCGTCGTGATGAACACCCGGGGCATCCGCTACACCCACCCGCTGGCCAACCGCATCGGCAAGAAGTTCGTCGGCAATCTCGCCCCCGCCCTGGCGGGCGGCATCGTCACCGAGAAGATCACCGGGACCATAGGACCCCTCATCCAGGCGGTCGTCCCGGTCACCGACCGCCACAGCGGCAAGGTCGTCGGCCTGGTGTCCGCCGGCATCACCATCAGCAAGGTCAGCGGAGTGGTCAACGGCCAGTTCCCGCTGCTGTTCGGTGCCGCCGGGGCCGTCCTGCTGCTGACCACCGGCGGTACCGCCCTGGTCAGCAGGCGGGTGCGGCGCCAGACGCACGGCCTGGGCCCGGCGGAGATGACGCGGATGTACGAGCACCACGACGCGGTGCTGCACGCCGTCCGCGAGGGCGTCCTCATCGTCAGCGGCAGCGGCCGGGTGCTGCTCGCCAACGACGAGGCCCGCCGGCTGCTCGGCCTGCCCGCCGACGTCGAGGGCCGCCAGGCCGCCGCCCTCGGACTGGGCCCGGACATCGCGGCGCTGCTGTCCTCCGGGCGGCAGGCGAGCGACGAGGTGCACCCCGTCGGCGACCGCCTGCTGGCCGTCAACCAGCGCTCCACCGACCAGGCCGGCGGCCCGCCCGGCAGCGTCATCACCCTGCGCGACACCACCGAGCTCCAGGCCCTCATCGGCACGGCCGATATCGCCCGCGGCCGGCTCAAGCTCCTCTACGAGGCGGGCACCGAGATCGGCACCACCCTCGACGTCGTCCGCACCTGCGAGGAACTGGCCGAATTCGCCGCCCACCGGTTCGCCGACATCGTCACCGTCGACCTCGCCGGAGCCGTCCTGCGCGGCGAGGAGCCCACCCCCTCCGGCACCGGCCCCGAAATGCGGCGCACCGCCGTCAGCGGCCGCGACGCCGAGAACACCGCCCTCTACCCGGTCGGCAAGGTCGTCCGCTTCCACCCGGGCACCTCGCTGGGCGAGGGCCTGGTGAACGGCGAACCCGTCCTCGAACCGGAGCTGGCCGCGCTGTCCGGCTGGCAGCGCCAGGACCCCGAGCGGGCGCAGCGGCTCCTGGACCACGGCATCCACTCGATGATCGCCGTCCCGCTGCGCGCCCGCGGCGTCATCCTGGGCGTGGCGATGTTCTGGCGCGCCCAGGAGCCCGAGTCCTTCGACGAGGAGGACCTCTCCCTGGCCGAGGAGCTGGTCGCCCGCGCCGCGGTCAGCGTCGACAACGCCCGCCGCTACACCCGCGAACACGCCATGGCGGTCACCCTCCAGCGCAGCCTGCTGCCCCGCGGCCTGCCCGAGCAGAACGCCGTCGAGGCCGCCTACCGCTATCTCCCCGCCCAGGCCGGACTCGGCGGCGTCGGCGGCGTCGGCGGCGACTGGTTCGACATCATCCCGCTGCCCGGCGCCCGGGTGGCCCTCGTCGTCGGCGATGTCGTCGGCCACGGGCTGCACGCCGCGGCCACCATGGGCCGGCTGCGCACCGCCGTCCACAACTTCGCCAACCTCGACCTGCCGCCCGACGAACTGCTGTGGCACCTGGACGAGCTGGTCACCAGGATCGACCAGGACGAAGCCGCCGACGCCGCCGACGGCACCGCCGCCATCACCGGCGCCACCTGTCTCTATGCCCTCTACGACCCCGCATCCGGCCGCTGCACCATCGCCCGCGCCGGGCACTGCCAGCCGCTGCTGCTGCGCCCCGACGGCACCGCCGAGTTCGCCGAGGTGCCCGGTGGACCGCCGCTCGGCCTGGGCGGGATGCCCTTCGAGACCTGGGAACTGACGCTCCCCGAGGACAGCCGGCTGGTCCTGTACACCGACGGCCTGGTCGAGGACCGCGACCGGGACATCGACGCCGGCATGGCCGAACTCGCCCGCACCCTGGCCGGCAACCCGGGCCGCACCCCGGAGGAGACCTGCGAGGCCGCGCTGCGCACTTTGCTGCCCGAGCGGCCCACCGACGACATCGCGCTGCTGGTCGCCCGCACCCGCGTCCTGGACGCCGCCCATGTCGCCGACTGGGACGTGCCCGCCGACCCCTCGGCCGTCGCCGAGGTGCGCGCCGCCGCGGTGCGCACACTCGTCGAATGGGATCTGGCAGACGCCGCCTTCACCGCCGAGCTCATCCTGAGCGAACTCGTCACCAACGCCATCCGCTACGCCTCCGGCCCCATCCACGTCCGTCTGATCCGCGACCGCTCGCTGATCTGCGAGGTCTCCGACCACTCCAGCACCTCCCCGCATCTGCGCCAGGCCGCCACCACCGACGAGGGCGGCCGCGGCCTGTTCCTCATCGCCCAGCTCGCCGAACGCTGGGGCACCCGCTACACCGGCGACGGCAAGGTCATCTGGACCGAGCAGCCGCTGGTGGAGGAGGTGGTGGGGGAGCAGGGGGCGCCGTTGCTCAGCCCGCCGGTGGCCTGA
- a CDS encoding Mut7-C RNAse domain-containing protein yields the protein MNGPEIHVTFPPDLHLFLTAGRTPAGRRVVTDGAATLGHVIESLGVPLTEVGRLLVDGREVPVSHIPRAEERVEVRAVERPQQVPGAPLRFLLDVHLGTLARRLRLLGVDAAYTNEDPGDAALAALSARERRVLLSRDRGLLRRREIWAGAYVYSDRPEDQLDDVLRRFAPALAPWTRCTACNGDLTDADKDSVQERLEGGTQRTYDVFAQCTSCGRVYWRGAHHARLEAIVNKALRETAR from the coding sequence GTGAACGGTCCCGAGATCCATGTGACATTCCCGCCCGACCTGCACCTTTTCCTCACGGCAGGCCGCACTCCGGCGGGCCGCCGCGTCGTGACCGACGGGGCCGCCACGCTCGGCCATGTCATCGAGTCCCTGGGCGTCCCGCTCACCGAGGTCGGCCGACTGCTCGTCGACGGCCGCGAGGTCCCCGTCTCCCACATCCCGCGGGCGGAGGAACGGGTCGAGGTGCGCGCCGTCGAACGTCCCCAGCAGGTTCCCGGCGCGCCCCTGCGCTTTCTGCTCGATGTCCACCTCGGCACCCTGGCGCGCCGGCTGCGGCTGCTCGGCGTCGACGCGGCGTACACCAACGAGGACCCGGGCGATGCCGCGCTCGCCGCCCTCTCGGCCAGGGAACGGCGGGTTCTCCTCTCCCGGGACCGCGGGCTGCTGCGCCGGCGGGAGATCTGGGCCGGTGCCTATGTCTACAGCGACCGCCCCGAGGACCAACTCGACGACGTCCTGCGGCGGTTCGCCCCTGCCCTGGCCCCCTGGACCCGCTGCACCGCCTGCAACGGCGATCTGACGGACGCCGACAAGGACTCCGTCCAGGAGCGTCTGGAGGGCGGCACCCAGCGCACCTACGACGTCTTCGCGCAGTGCACCTCCTGCGGCCGGGTCTACTGGCGCGGGGCGCACCACGCCCGTCTGGAGGCGATCGTGAACAAGGCGCTGCGGGAGACCGCCCGCTAG
- a CDS encoding flavodoxin family protein, translated as MATASPSALRYDGLSALFINCTLKRSPETSNTEGLIDKSRGIMADAGVATEVLRAVDHDIATGVWPDMTEHGWASDAWPRLYEKVTAADILVLCGPIWLGDNSSVMKQIIERLYACSSVLNDRGQYAYYGRAGGCLITGNEDGIKHCSMNVLYSLQHLGYTIPPQADAGWIGEAGPGPSYLDPGSGGPENDFTNRNTTFMTWNLMHIAAMLKAAGGIPAHGNRRTEWDAGCRGDSPNPEHR; from the coding sequence ATGGCCACCGCCTCCCCGTCCGCCCTCCGCTACGACGGCCTGAGCGCCCTGTTCATCAACTGCACCCTCAAGCGCTCCCCCGAGACCAGCAACACCGAGGGCCTGATCGACAAGAGCCGGGGCATCATGGCGGACGCCGGTGTCGCCACCGAGGTCCTGCGCGCCGTCGACCACGACATCGCCACCGGCGTCTGGCCGGATATGACCGAGCACGGCTGGGCGTCGGACGCCTGGCCGCGGCTGTACGAGAAGGTGACGGCCGCCGACATCCTCGTCCTCTGCGGCCCGATCTGGCTCGGCGACAACAGCTCGGTCATGAAGCAGATCATCGAGCGGCTCTACGCCTGCTCCAGCGTCCTCAACGACCGCGGCCAGTACGCCTACTACGGCCGGGCCGGCGGCTGTCTGATCACCGGCAACGAGGACGGCATCAAACACTGCTCCATGAACGTCCTCTACAGCCTCCAGCACCTCGGCTACACCATCCCGCCCCAGGCCGACGCCGGCTGGATCGGCGAGGCCGGGCCCGGGCCCTCGTATCTGGACCCGGGCTCGGGCGGCCCGGAGAACGACTTCACCAACCGCAACACGACCTTCATGACCTGGAACCTGATGCATATCGCGGCGATGCTCAAGGCGGCGGGCGGCATCCCCGCCCACGGCAACCGGCGCACGGAGTGGGACGCGGGCTGCCGGGGCGACTCCCCCAATCCCGAGCACCGCTGA
- a CDS encoding acyl-CoA dehydrogenase family protein, whose product MRFLLTAEQREFGRTLDGMLGACGTPSAIRAWASGDAKPGREVWARLAAAGVFGLAVPQEHDGSGLLPVELTVAFHELGRHAVPGPLAETVAAAAFLGRLGDGAAAAALLPGIASGTAVVSLCMDGPYALDADAADAVLTVRDDTVHRTARHGPVQPCADPARRLARPLDGVLLARGPAVTAAAAHALDIARLATAAQCLGLGRALLDGTVSYVKERTQFGVPIGSFQAVKHRLADTLIALEFARPLVHAAALALATDAPAAARETAAAKVAAGEAAYAAARTALQLHGALGYTDELDLSLWIRKARTLRDAWGTPAECRARVLADPPDGN is encoded by the coding sequence ATGCGCTTCCTCCTGACCGCTGAGCAGCGGGAGTTCGGCCGGACGCTGGACGGCATGCTGGGCGCATGCGGCACCCCGTCCGCCATCCGGGCCTGGGCGTCGGGCGATGCCAAGCCGGGGCGCGAGGTGTGGGCGCGGCTCGCGGCGGCGGGGGTGTTCGGCCTCGCGGTGCCGCAGGAGCACGACGGATCGGGCCTGCTGCCCGTCGAACTGACCGTGGCCTTCCATGAGTTGGGGCGTCATGCGGTGCCCGGTCCGCTGGCCGAGACGGTGGCCGCGGCGGCGTTCCTCGGCCGCCTGGGCGACGGTGCGGCAGCCGCCGCATTGCTGCCCGGGATCGCCTCCGGCACGGCCGTCGTCAGTCTGTGCATGGACGGGCCGTACGCCCTGGACGCGGACGCCGCCGACGCCGTCCTCACCGTCCGGGACGACACCGTCCACCGCACCGCACGCCATGGCCCCGTCCAACCCTGCGCGGACCCGGCCCGCCGACTGGCCCGCCCCCTGGACGGCGTCCTCCTCGCCCGCGGCCCGGCGGTGACCGCGGCCGCCGCGCACGCCCTCGACATCGCGCGGCTGGCCACGGCCGCCCAGTGCCTGGGGCTGGGCCGCGCCCTGCTGGACGGCACGGTCTCCTACGTCAAGGAGCGCACCCAGTTCGGCGTGCCGATCGGCTCCTTCCAGGCGGTCAAACACCGCCTCGCCGACACTCTGATCGCCCTGGAGTTCGCCCGGCCGCTGGTGCATGCGGCCGCGCTGGCCCTGGCGACGGATGCCCCGGCTGCCGCCCGGGAGACGGCCGCGGCGAAGGTGGCCGCCGGCGAGGCGGCGTACGCCGCGGCCCGTACCGCGCTCCAGCTGCACGGCGCCCTCGGCTACACCGACGAACTCGACCTCTCCCTGTGGATCCGCAAGGCCCGCACCCTGCGCGACGCCTGGGGCACCCCCGCCGAATGCCGGGCCCGCGTCCTGGCGGACCCGCCGGACGGCAACTGA
- a CDS encoding acyl-CoA dehydrogenase family protein, producing the protein MDLDVTDAEEAFRGEARAWLAAHVPATPLPSLETAEGFAAHRAWERRLGADRWSAVSWPTEYGGRGASLLEWLIFEEEYYAAGAPGRVGQNGISLLAPTLFAHGTEEQRARILRPMARGEEIWAQAWSEPEAGSDLASLRSTAVRTDGGWLLRGQKTWSSRAAFADRAFGLFRSQPGTPRPHQGLTYLMFPLDAPGVTVRPIGRLDGKPAFAELFLDEVFVPDADVIGEPGAGWRVAMSTAGNERGLTLRSPGRFTAAADRLTALWRANAAPSDTALRDRVADAVIGARAYQLFTYANASRLASGEALGAESSLNKVFWSELDIALHETALDLLGPYGALADDADDAPEHGSWAEGYTFSLAGPIYAGTNEIQRDIIAERLLGLPKGRR; encoded by the coding sequence ATGGATCTGGACGTCACCGACGCCGAGGAGGCGTTCCGGGGCGAGGCCCGCGCCTGGCTCGCCGCGCACGTCCCGGCCACGCCGCTGCCGTCGCTGGAGACCGCGGAGGGTTTCGCCGCCCACCGCGCATGGGAGCGCCGGCTCGGCGCGGACCGCTGGTCGGCCGTCTCCTGGCCCACGGAGTACGGCGGCCGGGGCGCCTCGCTGCTGGAGTGGCTGATCTTCGAGGAGGAGTACTACGCGGCGGGCGCACCCGGCCGGGTCGGCCAGAACGGGATCAGCCTCCTCGCCCCCACCCTCTTCGCGCACGGCACCGAGGAGCAGCGCGCCCGCATCCTTCGGCCCATGGCGCGCGGCGAGGAGATCTGGGCGCAGGCGTGGTCCGAGCCGGAGGCGGGCTCGGACCTGGCCTCCCTGCGGTCGACGGCCGTCCGCACCGACGGCGGCTGGCTGCTGCGCGGCCAGAAGACCTGGTCCTCGCGCGCCGCCTTCGCCGACCGCGCCTTCGGGCTCTTCCGCAGCCAGCCGGGCACCCCCCGGCCGCACCAGGGGCTGACCTACCTCATGTTCCCGCTGGACGCCCCTGGGGTGACGGTCCGTCCGATCGGCCGTCTCGACGGCAAACCCGCCTTCGCCGAGCTCTTCCTCGACGAGGTCTTCGTCCCCGACGCGGACGTGATCGGCGAGCCGGGAGCGGGCTGGCGGGTCGCGATGAGCACGGCGGGCAACGAGCGCGGGCTGACGCTGCGCAGCCCCGGCCGCTTCACCGCCGCGGCGGACCGGCTGACCGCGCTGTGGCGCGCGAACGCTGCCCCGTCCGACACCGCGCTGCGCGACCGGGTCGCCGACGCCGTGATCGGCGCCCGCGCCTACCAGCTCTTCACCTACGCCAACGCCTCCCGGCTCGCCTCCGGAGAGGCCCTCGGCGCCGAATCCAGCCTCAACAAGGTCTTCTGGTCCGAACTGGACATCGCCCTGCACGAGACCGCACTCGATCTGCTCGGCCCGTACGGCGCCCTCGCCGACGACGCCGACGACGCACCGGAGCACGGGAGTTGGGCGGAGGGCTACACCTTCTCCCTCGCCGGACCGATCTACGCGGGCACCAACGAGATCCAGCGCGACATCATCGCCGAGCGGCTGCTCGGGCTGCCGAAGGGACGCCGGTGA
- a CDS encoding enoyl-CoA hydratase, whose translation MTATPDDEPVHYARQGPIATVTMNRPDYRNAQNSAMTYALDRAFYRAADDGEVKVVVLAGAGRHFSAGHDIGSPRRDAHLPFERRAGLWWDHSDKEGAESRFARESEVYLGMCRRWRELPKPVIASVQGACVAGGLMLAWICDLIVAADDAFFADPVVRMGIPGVEYFAHPWVMPPRIAKEFLYTGDRMSARRAYEVGMVNRVVPGDELATRTEELALRIAGMPRLGLALAKRAVNQAEDLQGLHTGLDSVFGLHHLAHAHNAETSRDALGGMDIARMKEAGS comes from the coding sequence ATGACCGCCACCCCGGACGACGAGCCGGTGCACTACGCACGCCAGGGGCCGATCGCGACCGTCACCATGAACCGGCCGGACTACCGCAACGCCCAGAACTCCGCGATGACGTACGCCCTCGACCGCGCCTTCTACCGCGCCGCCGACGACGGCGAGGTCAAGGTCGTCGTCCTGGCCGGCGCGGGCCGGCACTTCTCCGCGGGCCATGACATCGGCAGCCCCCGGCGCGATGCCCACCTCCCCTTCGAGCGCCGGGCGGGCCTGTGGTGGGACCACTCGGACAAGGAGGGGGCCGAGAGCCGGTTCGCCCGCGAGTCCGAGGTCTATCTGGGGATGTGCCGCCGCTGGCGCGAGCTGCCCAAGCCCGTGATCGCCTCGGTCCAAGGGGCCTGCGTGGCGGGCGGGTTGATGCTCGCCTGGATCTGCGACCTGATCGTCGCCGCCGACGACGCCTTCTTCGCCGATCCCGTCGTCCGGATGGGCATCCCCGGCGTCGAGTACTTCGCCCACCCCTGGGTGATGCCGCCGCGGATCGCCAAGGAGTTCCTCTACACCGGCGACCGGATGAGCGCCCGGCGGGCGTACGAGGTCGGCATGGTCAACCGGGTGGTCCCCGGGGACGAACTCGCCACCCGTACCGAGGAGTTGGCGCTGCGTATCGCCGGAATGCCGCGGCTCGGGCTGGCCCTGGCCAAACGCGCCGTCAACCAGGCCGAGGACCTCCAGGGCCTGCACACCGGGCTGGACTCCGTCTTCGGCCTGCACCATCTCGCCCATGCGCACAACGCCGAGACGTCCCGGGACGCGCTCGGCGGGATGGACATCGCGCGGATGAAGGAGGCCGGCTCCTGA
- a CDS encoding SDR family oxidoreductase, whose translation MNPATPQPPPYVPGHDLLAGRTAVITAAAGAGIGGATARRFLQEGARIVLGDAHVRRVEESTAALAGEFGADRVAGLPCDVTDEEQVTALFDLAEERHGRLDILVNNAGLGGTADLVEMTDDQWGRVLDVTLNGTFRCTRAALRRMKATGEGGVIVNNASVLGWRAQRGQAHYAAAKAGVMALTRCAALEAAAYGVRINAVAPSLALHPHLVKVTTPELLAELTGKEAYGRHAEPWEVANVIVFLAGDYASYMTGETVSVSSQHA comes from the coding sequence ATGAACCCCGCGACCCCCCAGCCGCCGCCCTACGTCCCCGGTCATGACCTGCTCGCCGGGCGGACCGCCGTCATCACCGCCGCCGCCGGAGCCGGCATCGGCGGCGCCACCGCGCGCCGCTTCCTTCAGGAGGGCGCCCGCATCGTCCTCGGCGACGCCCACGTCCGCCGGGTCGAGGAGAGCACCGCGGCCCTGGCCGGGGAGTTCGGCGCCGACCGCGTCGCCGGGCTGCCCTGCGACGTCACCGACGAGGAACAGGTCACCGCGCTGTTCGACCTCGCCGAGGAACGCCACGGCCGGCTCGACATCCTCGTCAACAACGCCGGACTCGGTGGCACCGCCGACCTCGTCGAGATGACCGACGACCAGTGGGGCAGGGTCCTCGACGTCACCCTGAACGGCACCTTCCGCTGCACCCGGGCCGCCCTGCGCCGCATGAAGGCCACCGGCGAGGGCGGCGTGATCGTCAACAACGCCTCCGTCCTCGGCTGGCGCGCCCAGCGCGGCCAGGCCCACTACGCCGCCGCCAAGGCCGGAGTGATGGCCCTGACCCGCTGCGCCGCCCTGGAGGCCGCCGCCTACGGCGTACGGATCAACGCGGTCGCGCCCAGCCTGGCCCTGCACCCCCATCTGGTGAAGGTCACCACCCCCGAACTGCTGGCCGAACTCACCGGGAAAGAGGCGTACGGCCGCCACGCCGAGCCCTGGGAGGTCGCCAACGTCATCGTCTTCCTGGCCGGCGACTACGCCTCGTACATGACCGGGGAGACGGTCTCGGTCAGCTCGCAGCACGCCTGA
- a CDS encoding acetyl-CoA C-acetyltransferase, with amino-acid sequence MSEAYIVGALRTPVGKKGGGLAAVHPADLGAHVLAALMDRTGADPAAVEDVVFGCLDAVGPQAGDIARTCWLAAGLPEEVPGVTVDRQCGSSQQAIHFAAQGVLSGTQDLVVAGGVQNMSQIPIAFASRQAAEPLGLTEGPFAGSGGWRARYGEAPVNQFHGAELIATTWGIGRREMEEFALRSHQRAVRAMDEGRFAREIVPYGDVTADEGPRRTTSLEKMAALAPLVEGGRLTAAVSSQVSDGAAAMLLASERALADHGLTPRARIHHLSVRGEDPIRMLSAPIPATAHALKKAGMTLDDIDLVEINEAFAPVVLAWLKETGADPEKVNVNGGAIALGHPLGATGARLMTTLLHELERTGGRFGLQTMCEGGGQANVTIIERL; translated from the coding sequence ATGTCCGAGGCGTATATCGTCGGCGCGCTGCGCACCCCCGTGGGCAAGAAGGGCGGCGGCCTGGCCGCCGTGCACCCCGCCGACCTCGGCGCGCATGTCCTCGCGGCCCTGATGGACCGTACGGGCGCCGACCCCGCCGCCGTCGAGGACGTCGTCTTCGGCTGCCTGGACGCCGTGGGGCCGCAGGCCGGAGACATCGCCCGCACCTGCTGGCTGGCCGCCGGACTGCCCGAGGAGGTGCCCGGCGTCACCGTCGACCGCCAGTGCGGCTCCTCGCAGCAGGCGATCCACTTCGCCGCCCAGGGCGTGCTCTCCGGTACCCAGGACCTGGTCGTCGCGGGCGGCGTCCAGAACATGTCGCAGATCCCGATCGCCTTCGCCAGCCGGCAGGCCGCCGAGCCGCTGGGGCTGACCGAGGGCCCGTTCGCCGGATCCGGCGGCTGGCGAGCCCGCTACGGCGAAGCACCCGTCAACCAGTTCCACGGCGCCGAACTGATCGCCACCACATGGGGAATCGGCCGGCGGGAGATGGAGGAGTTCGCGCTGCGCTCCCATCAGCGGGCCGTCCGCGCCATGGACGAGGGCCGCTTCGCACGGGAGATCGTCCCCTACGGCGACGTCACCGCCGACGAGGGCCCGCGCCGCACCACCTCCCTGGAGAAGATGGCCGCCCTGGCCCCCCTCGTCGAGGGCGGCCGGCTGACCGCGGCGGTCTCCTCCCAGGTCTCCGACGGCGCCGCCGCGATGCTCCTCGCCTCCGAACGGGCCCTCGCCGACCACGGTCTGACCCCGCGCGCCCGCATCCACCACCTCTCCGTACGCGGCGAGGACCCCATCCGGATGCTGTCCGCGCCGATCCCCGCCACGGCCCACGCGCTGAAGAAGGCCGGGATGACGCTGGACGACATCGACCTGGTCGAGATCAACGAGGCTTTCGCTCCGGTGGTGCTGGCGTGGCTGAAGGAGACCGGCGCCGACCCGGAGAAGGTCAATGTCAACGGCGGCGCCATCGCCCTCGGCCACCCGCTCGGCGCGACCGGCGCGCGGCTGATGACGACGCTGCTGCACGAACTGGAGCGCACCGGCGGCCGGTTCGGGCTCCAGACCATGTGCGAGGGCGGCGGCCAGGCCAATGTCACGATCATCGAGCGGCTCTGA
- a CDS encoding MFS transporter: MHVNTGSSGAAARAAAGLAKGTSPGTGLGRALTVTLTLACAISSANIYLNQPVLTDMAHSFGVSEGAMGSVPTATQFGYALGILLLVPLGDTRDRRKLILTLGTATTVALAAAAVAPNLAVLTVVSFLLGALTPIPQIVIPLAVALSGERTKGRTVGVLQGGLLVGLLASRAYAGALAALVGWRWVYGCSVALMVMLVALLFFALPKGITGASAMPYRELLGSLPKLLADHALVRRVCLSGALVGISFGAFWTTLAFVLQDSYGYGPGIAGLFGLVAAASALGSPRAGRLADRKGGRYTQTLLLIVSLAGWAALAGGKNWLALLVLGVVLLDVGVWGNQVVNQAMLFKLDPAQHSRLNTLYFTTRFIGIATGSLVGSQIWNVGGWYGVGILGVGVLLLAAPILCTTRDAVPASEDTLVPTDVPAREA; encoded by the coding sequence ATGCATGTGAACACGGGGAGTTCAGGCGCCGCAGCAAGGGCCGCGGCCGGCCTGGCGAAAGGCACCTCCCCTGGCACCGGTCTCGGGCGGGCGTTGACCGTCACGCTCACCCTGGCCTGCGCGATCTCCTCCGCCAACATCTACCTCAACCAGCCGGTCCTCACCGACATGGCGCACTCCTTCGGCGTCTCCGAAGGCGCGATGGGTTCGGTTCCCACGGCGACCCAGTTCGGTTACGCGCTCGGCATCCTGCTGCTGGTGCCCCTCGGCGACACCCGGGACCGCAGGAAGCTGATCCTGACGCTGGGCACGGCAACCACGGTGGCGCTGGCGGCCGCAGCGGTGGCGCCGAACCTTGCCGTCCTCACCGTGGTCAGCTTCCTCCTGGGGGCGCTCACACCCATCCCGCAGATCGTGATCCCGCTGGCGGTGGCGCTCTCCGGCGAGCGGACCAAGGGGCGGACCGTGGGCGTCTTGCAGGGCGGTCTGCTGGTCGGCCTGCTGGCCTCGCGCGCCTACGCGGGAGCGCTGGCCGCCCTGGTGGGCTGGCGCTGGGTCTACGGCTGCTCGGTCGCGCTGATGGTGATGCTGGTCGCCCTGCTGTTCTTCGCACTGCCCAAGGGCATCACCGGCGCCTCCGCCATGCCGTACCGGGAGTTGCTGGGGAGCCTGCCGAAGCTGCTCGCCGACCACGCCTTGGTGCGCCGGGTCTGTCTGTCCGGTGCGCTGGTCGGCATCTCGTTCGGCGCCTTCTGGACGACGCTCGCCTTCGTCCTTCAGGACTCCTACGGCTACGGTCCCGGCATCGCCGGACTGTTCGGCCTGGTTGCTGCGGCGAGCGCACTGGGGTCGCCGCGGGCCGGGCGGCTGGCGGACCGCAAGGGCGGCAGGTACACGCAGACGCTGTTGCTGATCGTTTCGCTGGCCGGCTGGGCCGCGCTGGCCGGGGGAAAGAACTGGCTGGCCCTGCTGGTGCTCGGCGTCGTACTCCTCGATGTCGGCGTCTGGGGCAACCAGGTGGTCAATCAGGCCATGCTGTTCAAACTGGACCCGGCGCAGCACAGCAGGCTCAACACCCTCTACTTCACCACGCGGTTCATCGGCATCGCGACGGGCTCCCTGGTCGGATCCCAGATCTGGAACGTGGGCGGGTGGTACGGCGTCGGCATCCTCGGCGTGGGCGTACTGCTGCTGGCCGCACCGATCCTGTGCACCACCCGGGACGCCGTGCCGGCGAGCGAGGACACCCTGGTGCCGACGGACGTGCCCGCCAGGGAGGCATGA